From one Vigna radiata var. radiata cultivar VC1973A unplaced genomic scaffold, Vradiata_ver6 scaffold_165, whole genome shotgun sequence genomic stretch:
- the LOC106779667 gene encoding transcription termination factor MTERF6, chloroplastic/mitochondrial, with product MVPRILITRLSASFTHHRSIQFQLGSLLQHKHNAFLFRFNTFTSGGDTRKGDTFTVLYLINSCGLSLELARKVSKSVNLKTPDGPNAVINTLKNYGFSETQVAKLVEKNPRVLAAKVEKTLLPKLKFFHSIGVPNTDLPKIVNECPSILRRSLGKCLLPRYEIIRSIVRDDLEVVRILRKSPVGFIMCDLKKCLIPNIKVLRQSGVPQGSISLLMXNFPSATLVKHSRFVKVVERIKKLGFDPTRTSFVMGVQVLLTMRKAAWESRFEIYKRWDWNREIVLQAFLKYPNFIKLTEETITKKMTFLVKDMGLPSLEVAAYPPVLVYNLEKRIIPRFSIIKILKSKGLVRRSLSFGYYMGIKENVFLKKYVDSFKEHLPLLPDVYKGLIHRDNVM from the coding sequence ATGGTGCCTCGTATTCTCATTACTAGACTATCTGCGTCCTTCACACACCACAGAAGCATCCAATTCCAATTGGGTTCTCTGCTGCAACACAAGcacaatgcttttctttttaggtttaaCACATTCACCTCTGGTGGGGACACCCGCAAAGGTGACACCTTTACCGTGCTTTACCTCATCAACTCATGTGGGTTGTCCCTGGAATTGGCCAGGAAAGTCTCCAAGAGTGTGAATTTGAAAACCCCAGATGGTCCAAATGCTGTTATTAACACTCTCAAGAACTATGGATTCTCCGAAACTCAGGTTGCAAAACTTGTCGAGAAGAATCCCCGTGTGCTTGCTGCAAAGGTGGAGAAGACCCTTTTGCCCAAACTCAAGTTCTTCCACTCTATTGGGGTTCCCAACACTGACTTGCCTAAGATCGTGAATGAATGTCCTTCAATCTTGCGGAGGAGTCTGGGAAAATGCCTTCTGCCACGATACGAGATTATCAGGAGTATAGTTCGTGACGATCTGGAAGTTGTTAGAATTTTGAGAAAATCTCCAGTTGGTTTCATAATGTGTGACCTAAAGAAATGCTTGATTCCAAACATTAAGGTTTTGAGGCAGTCTGGGGTTCCTCAGGGTTCAATCTCTCTGCTGATGGNCAACTTCCCCTCTGCAACATTGGTGAAGCATTCCAGATTTGTTAAAGTTGTCGAGAGAATTAAGAAATTGGGGTTTGACCCTACGAGAACAAGTTTTGTCATGGGTGTCCAAGTGCTTTTAACGATGCGTAAAGCGGCATGGGAATCGAGATTTGAGATTTATAAGAGGTGGGACTGGAACAGGGAAATAGTTCTTCAGGCGTTTCTGAAGTATcccaattttataaaattgaccGAGGAGACAATTacgaaaaaaatgacttttctaGTTAAGGATATGGGTTTGCCATCATTGGAAGTTGCCGCATATCCTCCAGTTCTAGTCTACAACTTGGAGAAGAGGATTATCCCTAGATTctcaataattaaaatcttgaaatcaaaAGGTTTGGTCAGGAGGAGTTTGAGTTTTGGTTACTATATGGGCATTAAGGAGAATgtttttttgaagaaatatgTCGATAGCTTTAAGGAACAT